The Rhizobium favelukesii DNA segment TGTCAACTGGAGGTTTTTATCGATGCGCCCGCAAGATCCCCCTGAAAACAGCGGCATCGGTGTGTCTCTCGTCGCGAGCCGTCGCTCTCATAGGTTCGTTTCATCCTCAGAGATTTTTCGCTCACCGGCGTCCGTCCTCTGCTGCTCTATATTCAACGACATATGGCGCGCTCAGGGCTGCGACAATTTAGCCGTCTTGAACCAACCAATCAAAAGAAACGCGTCGCCATCCTTTGAGGCGATTTCCTAAGGAGAGAAACAATGAAGTTCTTTGTGGATACAGCCGACATCGCCGAAATCCGGGAGCTTGCAGCTGCAGGAGTTATCGACGGAGTGACCACAAACCCCTCGCTGATCGCAAAGACCGGCCGACCGATCCGCGACGTGATCAAGGAGATTTGCGATGCGATCGAGGGTCCCGTCTCGGCAGAGGTCACCGCAATCGAATTCGACCGCATGCTTGTCGAGGGAGAGCGATTGGCCAGCATTGCGGCTAATGTGGCCGTCAAGGTGCCATCCACCTGGGATGGATTCAGGGCTTGCCGGGCACTCAGCGAGCGCGGGCTGAAGGTCAATGTCACCCTCTGCTTTTCAGCCAATCAGGCATTGCTCGCGGCCAAAGCCGGTGCGGCCTATATCTCGCCCTTCGTCGGCAGGCTGGACGATCTCGGCCTGGATGGTATGGAAGTCGTCCGAGAAATCCGGGCGATTTCCAACAACGATCCATCCTTCAACACGGAAATCCTCGCATCCTCAATTCGCACGCCTCTGCACGTCAAGCAGGCCGCGATGGCAGGTGCCGATATTGCGACCGTACCACCGGGGGTGCTCCGAAATCTTGCCAAACACCCGCTCACCGACAAAGGATTGGCGTCCTTCCTCGCCGACTGGGGCAAGACGGGGCAAGAGATTGTTTAGACTTGCTGACGCCGTTTGAATGGAGCAATCGAGCAGTAAAATTGCACACAACAAGCGATTAGATTCGTTTGCTTAATCATCTCAAGTGCAACAGACTGCCGACTGATCACATGCTGGCGACCCGTAGAACTCGCCCTTCGCCCCCAGAGGCCGACACCATTTCGATAGTCAAGGAGTGAATGGCTCCTGACGCACGCCACACCTCGCCTGATCTGGCGTGAGGCTCGAACCTGCCCATCTTCCCGACGGCAGCAAACTGATCGGCCGGCGCAGCAGCGAAAGAAAAGGAGCTGAACTATGTCAACGTTGTCCTCGCCCAATCTCGGTTCTGGTATGAACCCAATTGCGCCCGCTTGGCACTACTCAAGATTAATTAGGTTCATCGACGAGATTGCCAACCATGAGCCCGAGAAGTCATCTACCTCAGTTGATATCTTCTCGAACGATGGCAACGAGTGGTACTGCCAGGTTTGCCGGGGCGGACAAAAGACGCAGCCAATGGGTCCTTACACCAAACGACAGGCAGAGCGGATTCAAGACGTACGCAGGACTCGAATTGCAGCAAAGGGCACCGCCTGGCTCGTCTTTGAGAAAACCGGAGAGGACGATGATCACGAAACGCGGGAGGGGGGTGTGCAGTAAGGATCAAGCTGATGCTACGTCCCGCAATTTGCCATGAACGTAACAAGCTAAAGAGACGGCTCATGCTGATAGTGCCCGAGCGCAGTCTCTTCCACCCGTGAGGGAGCGAATAAATGTCCGCGTTGTCCGAAGTCAAGATGCTGCTGTTCCAAGAGCGGACGCGGTTTGGCTGTAAAAGACCCGGATCATCCTCTCTCGACGAATTCAGAGCTTGAATTGATCCAGTTAATTTGCCGGAGCTGATGCGCTCCGAGGAGTAATGCCATGACCACGCCGCTTCTGTGTTACCTAACGACCAATGACCATGCGATCCTCAGAGAAATTCTTGATCAGGATCCTCGCGACAAGGCCTACAGCCGATTGCTCAGAAGGAAGCTGTCGCAGGCTGAGATTTACTCCCCGAGGAATGTTCCCGGTGATGTCGTGACGATAAACAGTCGCGTGACCTTCTGCGTAGATGCAGGTGCTCCAAGAACGGCCAATGTGGTCCGGAATGAGAGCCTTGACTTTCCTATCTACACGGTCTCGGTAAGATCGCTCATGGGATTGGGGCTTCTCGGCATGAGAACGGGTGGGACGATTGTCGTGGAAACGGAAAGGGGCGGCTCACAAAAGTTAAATGTGATAAGGCTCGATAGCCAAGCTCCTGCGCCCCATCAGCGGGACGATCGGAGGTGCGAAACTTCCGTTTCCTGGACTCGGGCACGTGTGCACCAATGATGACGGAAGCCGCGCATCCGTGCCACTAGGCACGACCGCGATACGGCGACATCATCGATCCGTGCCTGCAGCTCGATGCGGCCACCGAGCCATGCCGGCGCAAGAGCTGCGAGCGGGGTGACGGCATATCAGTATTGCCCGACTTTCTAGTGGCAGAGCATGTTCAATCGCGACCCCAAGCGCGTCGGCCGCCGCGAGAAACAGATCTGGATCCGGTTTCGCGTACTTCACCTGGTCCCGGGTAATCACGGGGAGCGATGCTGGTTCGACGCCCAACGCCGCGATATTGACTGCAGCGGTCTCCATGCGACCGCTCGTCGCAATTGCGAAGGGAATTTTCTCCTTGGAAAGCCA contains these protein-coding regions:
- the fsa gene encoding fructose-6-phosphate aldolase, whose amino-acid sequence is MKFFVDTADIAEIRELAAAGVIDGVTTNPSLIAKTGRPIRDVIKEICDAIEGPVSAEVTAIEFDRMLVEGERLASIAANVAVKVPSTWDGFRACRALSERGLKVNVTLCFSANQALLAAKAGAAYISPFVGRLDDLGLDGMEVVREIRAISNNDPSFNTEILASSIRTPLHVKQAAMAGADIATVPPGVLRNLAKHPLTDKGLASFLADWGKTGQEIV
- a CDS encoding GreA/GreB family elongation factor translates to MTTPLLCYLTTNDHAILREILDQDPRDKAYSRLLRRKLSQAEIYSPRNVPGDVVTINSRVTFCVDAGAPRTANVVRNESLDFPIYTVSVRSLMGLGLLGMRTGGTIVVETERGGSQKLNVIRLDSQAPAPHQRDDRRCETSVSWTRARVHQ
- a CDS encoding HAD family hydrolase; protein product: MRIEHAFLFDLDGTLVDSVYQHVLAWKEALDAENIDLSIWRIHRKIGMSGGLFTNQLLRETGIEITDEKSEQLRQLHASAYRRLGGQIRPLPGASELLQWLSKEKIPFAIATSGRMETAAVNIAALGVEPASLPVITRDQVKYAKPDPDLFLAAADALGVAIEHALPLESRAILICRHPARSSCAGMARWPHRAAGTDR